One Phoenix dactylifera cultivar Barhee BC4 chromosome 8, palm_55x_up_171113_PBpolish2nd_filt_p, whole genome shotgun sequence genomic window carries:
- the LOC103720848 gene encoding non-specific lipid transfer protein GPI-anchored 13-like gives MAMAKYSMMLLLPLLATVPAPCQATLEEDEKECADQLQNLAPCVPYVSGSAPKPTPECCADAEKVRASQPKCLCVLIVESTDPSLALPINTTLALHMPAACNSDAKVSNCPSILKLNPSSPEARIFKDASGDATASTSASSSTPTDSASGSASGGGSGAKTAPNNRGGRLESFVGGGVAVASLVVCSAVLFM, from the exons ATGGCCATGGCCAAGTACTCCATGATGCTTTTGTTGCCGCTCCTGGCGACGGTGCCAGCTCCATGCCAAGCGACGCTGGAGGAGGACGAGAAGGAGTGCGCGGACCAGCTGCAGAACCTGGCGCCGTGCGTGCCGTACGTGAGCGGGAGCGCGCCGAAGCCGACGCCGGAGTGCTGCGCGGACGCGGAGAAGGTGCGGGCCAGCCAGCCCAAGTGCCTGTGCGTGCTTATCGTGGAGAGCACCGATCCCTCCCTCGCCCTCCCCATCAACACCACCTTAGCCCTCCACATGCCCGCCGCCTGCAACAGCGACGCCAAAGTCTCCAACTGCCCCA GCATTTTGAAGCTGAATCCGAGCTCACCTGAAGCCAGGATATTTAAGGATGCGAGTGGGGATGCGACGGCCTCGACGAGTGCTTCCTCATCTACTCCTACTGACTCTGCTTCGGGTTCGGCTTCTGGCGGGGGGTCGGGGGCTAAAACGGCACCTAACAACAGGGGAGGGAGACTGGAGAGCTTTGTGGGTGGTGGTGTTGCTGTTGCTAGCCTAGTGGTCTGCAGTGCAGTTCTTTTTATGTAA